Proteins found in one Micrococcales bacterium genomic segment:
- a CDS encoding methylmalonyl-CoA mutase, producing MTENLDLASDYSPTREQWLAAVDKVLKGKDFDLVLVSTTLDDVRIEPLYTADDVATTHDESGFPGSDPLTRGAQPAPRTDGQWDIRSRVTHPDPAVANAQILEDLANGATSVDLQLDLGGGSGISIRSPQDLARVLDGVVLDAAPVSLRAGAHAAVVAGWYRELLAERGVHGAEPSGCLGIDPVGTLVTDGEVAMDALMAAGLDVANTPRLRTFRASGAPASDAGASEAQEIGYMLSVALLYLRALIDAGVDNPASRITLEVTADVDVFATVAKLRALRHCWATVLEHMGQPLDNTGIEAVSADRWLTEVDPWVNILRGTAATLGAVVGGAESVTIAPFDSASGLPGGLGRRLARNTQLLLQDESGIGRVLDPAGGSSYIESFTDDLAAAAWKFFQRIEAADGPGRRRRDRHRHRGGGCAPRQGHRHSQATNHRSKRVPATRRATTGTDAGAGPGRSPRGAGTRPRAPGHAVAAPPPRPALRGPAGQRRGRHGVPGQPRPDRRAHRPGHVRREPLRRWGHHGGLRRRARRRAVGR from the coding sequence GTGACCGAGAACCTGGATCTGGCGTCGGATTACAGCCCCACCCGCGAGCAGTGGCTCGCCGCAGTCGACAAGGTGCTCAAGGGCAAGGACTTCGACCTTGTCCTGGTGAGTACGACCCTGGACGACGTGCGGATCGAACCGCTCTACACCGCCGACGACGTGGCGACCACGCACGACGAGTCCGGCTTCCCCGGCTCCGACCCGCTGACCCGCGGTGCCCAACCAGCACCCCGCACCGACGGCCAATGGGACATCCGCTCCCGCGTGACCCACCCGGACCCGGCCGTGGCCAACGCGCAGATCCTCGAGGACCTGGCCAACGGTGCGACCAGCGTGGACCTGCAACTGGACCTCGGAGGCGGCTCCGGGATCAGCATCCGCTCGCCGCAGGACCTGGCGCGGGTGCTCGACGGGGTGGTGCTGGACGCGGCGCCCGTGAGCCTGCGGGCCGGTGCCCACGCCGCGGTCGTCGCGGGTTGGTACCGGGAGTTGCTGGCTGAGCGAGGGGTGCACGGCGCCGAACCTTCCGGGTGCCTGGGCATCGATCCGGTCGGCACCCTGGTGACCGACGGCGAGGTGGCGATGGACGCGCTCATGGCCGCCGGCCTGGACGTTGCGAACACGCCACGGCTGCGCACGTTCCGGGCCTCCGGCGCACCGGCCTCCGATGCCGGCGCCAGCGAGGCGCAGGAGATCGGCTACATGCTGTCGGTCGCGCTGCTGTACCTGCGTGCGCTCATCGATGCCGGGGTGGACAACCCCGCTTCGCGCATCACCCTGGAGGTCACCGCCGACGTCGACGTGTTCGCCACAGTGGCCAAACTGCGTGCGCTGCGGCACTGCTGGGCCACTGTCCTGGAGCACATGGGCCAGCCGCTGGACAACACTGGCATCGAGGCCGTGTCCGCCGACCGCTGGCTGACCGAGGTCGATCCGTGGGTCAACATCCTGCGCGGGACCGCTGCCACGCTGGGCGCGGTGGTGGGCGGCGCGGAATCGGTGACCATCGCCCCGTTCGACTCCGCATCGGGGCTGCCCGGCGGCCTCGGCCGGCGATTGGCCCGCAACACGCAGCTGCTGCTGCAGGACGAGTCCGGCATCGGGCGCGTGCTCGACCCGGCGGGCGGCAGTTCTTACATCGAATCCTTCACCGACGACCTCGCCGCAGCCGCCTGGAAGTTCTTCCAGCGGATCGAGGCCGCCGACGGCCCTGGACGCCGCCGACGAGATCGGCACCGACATCGCGGTGGTGGCTGCGCGCCGCGACAAGGACATCGCCACTCGCAAGCGACCAATCACCGGAGTAAGCGAGTTCCCGCAACTCGGCGAGCAACGACCGGAACCGATGCCGGCGCCGGCCCCGGACGCTCGCCCCGCGGTGCCGGTACCCGGCCACGTGCACCAGGCCACGCCGTGGCAGCGCCGCCGCCTCGCCCAGCCCTACGAGGACCTGCGGGCCAACGCCGGGGACGCCACGGTGTTCCTGGCCAACCTCGGCCCGATCGCCGTGCACACCGCCCGGGCCACGTTCGCCGCGAACCTCTTCGCCGCTGGGGGCATCACGGCGGTCTCCGACGACGGGCACGGCGACGCGCAGTCGGTCGCTGA
- the scpA gene encoding methylmalonyl-CoA mutase, producing the protein MTDFTQIPLPPRTPHPDRQAWEQAVAQATGSQPDKLVWQTPEGIDVAPLYSAEDLVGLDHLHTYPGLPPYLRGPYSTMYVNQPWTIRQYAGFSTAEDSNAFYRRNLAQGQKGLSIAFDLATHRGYDSDHPRVQGDVGMAGVAIDSILDMRVLFDGIPLDKMSVSMTMNGAVLPVMALYIVAAEEQGVPAEKLTGTIQNDILKEFMVRNTYIYPPGPSMRIISDIFAYASQNMPRFNSISISGYHMQEAGATADLELAYTLADGVEYIRAGMAAGLDVDAFAPRLSFFWAIGMNFYMEIAKLRAARLLWSKLVKQFDPQNAKSQSLRTHSQTSGWSLTAQDVFNNVVRTCIEAMAATQGHTQSLHTNALDEALALPTDFSARIARNTQLFLQQESGTTRVIDPWGGSYFIERLTRQLAERAWAHITEVEELGGMAKAIEAGIPKLRIEEAAARTQARIDSGRQAVIGVNKFRPQAPEDIDVLKVDNAAVRAGQLAKLAKLKAERDTGAVEHALAALEEAAREGTGNLLDLSVKAARVHATVGEISLALENVYGRHKADIRSISGVYRQEMGDHNAQVDTVAHSIAAFEPREGRRPRILIAKMGQDGHDRGQKVIASSFADLGFVVDIGPLFQTPEEVARQAVENDVDIVGASSLAAGHLTLVPQLKQSLAELGRPDILVVVGGVIPPQDFDALRDAGAAAIFPPGTVIAEAAEGLLEQLNS; encoded by the coding sequence ATGACCGACTTCACGCAGATCCCACTCCCGCCCCGCACGCCCCACCCGGACCGGCAGGCCTGGGAGCAGGCCGTTGCGCAGGCCACCGGTTCGCAGCCGGACAAGTTGGTGTGGCAGACACCCGAGGGCATCGACGTCGCGCCGTTGTACAGCGCGGAGGACCTCGTGGGCCTCGACCACCTGCACACCTACCCGGGCCTGCCGCCGTACCTGCGCGGGCCCTACTCGACGATGTACGTCAACCAGCCGTGGACGATCCGGCAGTACGCCGGGTTCTCCACCGCGGAGGACTCCAACGCGTTCTACCGGCGCAACCTCGCGCAGGGCCAGAAGGGCCTGAGCATCGCGTTCGATCTCGCCACCCACCGCGGCTACGACTCCGACCACCCGCGGGTGCAGGGCGACGTCGGGATGGCCGGTGTCGCGATCGATTCGATCCTCGACATGCGGGTGCTGTTCGACGGCATCCCGCTGGACAAGATGAGCGTCTCGATGACGATGAACGGTGCCGTGCTGCCGGTCATGGCGCTGTACATCGTGGCCGCCGAGGAACAGGGCGTGCCGGCGGAGAAACTCACTGGGACGATCCAGAACGACATCCTCAAGGAGTTCATGGTCCGCAACACCTACATCTACCCGCCGGGGCCGTCGATGCGGATCATCTCGGACATCTTCGCGTACGCCTCGCAGAACATGCCGCGGTTCAACTCCATCTCGATCTCCGGCTACCACATGCAGGAGGCCGGGGCGACGGCCGATCTGGAGCTGGCCTACACCCTGGCTGACGGAGTCGAGTACATCCGTGCGGGCATGGCGGCGGGGCTGGACGTCGACGCCTTCGCCCCGCGGCTGTCGTTCTTCTGGGCGATCGGGATGAACTTCTACATGGAGATCGCGAAGCTGCGCGCGGCCCGGCTGCTCTGGAGCAAACTGGTAAAGCAGTTCGACCCGCAGAACGCCAAGTCGCAATCGCTGCGCACCCACTCGCAGACCTCCGGCTGGAGCCTCACCGCGCAGGACGTGTTCAACAACGTCGTGCGGACCTGCATCGAGGCGATGGCCGCCACGCAGGGGCACACGCAGAGCCTGCACACCAACGCCCTGGACGAGGCGCTCGCGCTGCCCACCGACTTCTCCGCGCGGATCGCCCGCAACACGCAGTTGTTCCTGCAGCAGGAGTCCGGCACGACGAGGGTCATCGACCCCTGGGGCGGCTCGTACTTCATCGAGCGACTCACTCGGCAACTTGCCGAGAGGGCGTGGGCGCACATCACAGAGGTCGAGGAGCTCGGGGGCATGGCTAAGGCCATCGAAGCCGGGATCCCGAAGCTGCGCATCGAGGAGGCCGCAGCCCGCACGCAGGCGCGCATCGACTCCGGCAGGCAGGCGGTCATCGGCGTCAACAAGTTCCGGCCCCAGGCGCCGGAGGACATCGACGTGCTGAAGGTCGACAACGCCGCGGTGCGCGCGGGTCAGTTGGCAAAACTCGCCAAGCTCAAGGCCGAGCGCGACACCGGTGCCGTCGAGCACGCGCTGGCCGCGCTGGAGGAGGCCGCCCGCGAGGGCACGGGCAACCTGCTCGACCTGTCGGTCAAGGCAGCGCGGGTGCACGCCACCGTCGGGGAGATCTCGCTGGCGCTGGAGAATGTGTACGGTCGGCACAAAGCCGACATCCGATCGATCTCCGGGGTGTACCGACAGGAAATGGGTGACCACAACGCGCAGGTCGACACCGTCGCGCACAGCATCGCCGCGTTCGAGCCGCGGGAGGGCAGGCGCCCGCGCATCCTCATCGCGAAGATGGGTCAGGACGGCCACGACCGCGGCCAGAAGGTGATCGCCTCGTCGTTCGCCGACCTCGGGTTCGTCGTCGACATCGGCCCGCTGTTCCAGACCCCCGAGGAGGTCGCGCGGCAGGCCGTCGAGAACGACGTGGACATCGTGGGCGCCTCATCACTGGCTGCCGGCCACCTCACGCTGGTGCCGCAGTTGAAGCAGTCACTCGCCGAGCTCGGCCGCCCGGACATCCTCGTGGTGGTCGGCGGGGTCATCCCTCCGCAGGACTTCGACGCGCTGCGCGACGCCGGTGCCGCGGCGATCTTCCCGCCCGGCACCGTCATCGCCGAGGCTGCGGAAGGGTTGCTGGAGCAGCTGAATTCATGA
- the meaB gene encoding methylmalonyl Co-A mutase-associated GTPase MeaB, translating to MKQPLPATAELADLVRGGDTMWLARAITLVESRKPAHREAASELLTTLMPDTGAADRVGLTGVPGVGKSTFIDQFGTNLTAAGHRVAVLAVDPSSSRTGGAILGDKTRMERLSTDPNAFIRPSPASGSLGGVARATRESILLCEAAGFDVVLVETVGVGQSETTVSEMVDIFVVLMLAGAGDELQGIKRGVLELADLIAVNKADGDNVKRARMAALDYRRAVHLMTPASPNWTPPVLTCSALTNDGLPEIWAQIEAHRERLASTGERDARRQRQQIGWMWSLIGDRLLDQFRDSPKVAARLAQVEASVLAGELPPAVAADQLLATFLG from the coding sequence ATGAAGCAGCCGCTGCCGGCGACGGCCGAGCTTGCGGATCTCGTGCGCGGCGGCGACACGATGTGGCTGGCGCGGGCCATCACGCTGGTCGAGAGCCGCAAGCCCGCACACCGGGAGGCGGCCTCAGAACTGCTGACCACGCTCATGCCGGACACCGGCGCCGCCGACCGGGTGGGTTTGACCGGTGTGCCGGGGGTCGGCAAGTCAACGTTCATCGACCAGTTCGGCACCAACCTGACGGCTGCGGGTCACCGCGTCGCGGTGCTCGCCGTGGACCCCAGCAGCTCGCGCACCGGCGGTGCGATCCTCGGCGACAAGACCCGCATGGAGCGGCTGTCCACCGACCCGAACGCGTTCATCCGGCCCTCCCCTGCCAGCGGTTCGCTGGGCGGGGTGGCCCGTGCCACCCGCGAGTCGATCCTGTTGTGCGAGGCGGCCGGTTTCGACGTGGTACTCGTCGAGACCGTCGGGGTGGGGCAGAGCGAGACCACGGTCTCGGAGATGGTCGACATCTTCGTCGTGCTCATGCTGGCAGGGGCTGGTGACGAACTGCAGGGCATCAAGCGCGGCGTGCTGGAACTCGCCGACCTGATCGCGGTGAACAAGGCCGACGGGGACAACGTGAAGCGTGCGCGGATGGCGGCACTGGACTACCGACGGGCCGTCCACCTCATGACCCCGGCGTCGCCGAACTGGACGCCACCGGTGCTCACGTGTTCGGCGCTGACCAACGACGGGCTGCCCGAGATCTGGGCCCAGATCGAGGCGCACCGGGAGCGACTCGCGTCGACGGGCGAGCGGGATGCCCGCCGCCAGCGCCAGCAGATCGGGTGGATGTGGTCGCTGATCGGCGACCGGTTGCTCGACCAGTTCCGCGATTCGCCCAAAGTCGCCGCGCGGCTGGCGCAGGTGGAGGCTTCGGTGCTCGCCGGCGAGCTGCCACCGGCGGTGGCCGCCGATCAGCTGCTGGCCACGTTCCTCGGGTAG
- a CDS encoding GNAT family N-acetyltransferase — MPRLATPDDAEAIARLAARTFPLACPPTTTQENIEAHIRGELNVERFREQMATAAFLVVDAGDGEVCGYAMIATEPPPIDHDWRNPAELRRIYVDADQHGQGVAASLMRMSLELAAQAGHDWLWLGTNMDNARALRFYEKSGFRIVGERTFRVGPSVESDYVLARPVP; from the coding sequence ATGCCCCGCCTCGCCACGCCCGACGACGCGGAGGCCATCGCCCGGCTGGCTGCGCGGACCTTCCCGCTGGCCTGCCCGCCGACGACCACGCAGGAGAACATCGAGGCGCACATCCGCGGTGAACTCAACGTGGAGCGCTTCCGCGAGCAGATGGCCACCGCCGCCTTCCTGGTCGTCGACGCCGGGGACGGCGAGGTGTGCGGCTACGCGATGATCGCCACCGAGCCGCCGCCCATCGACCACGACTGGCGCAACCCCGCTGAGTTACGGCGGATCTACGTGGACGCCGACCAGCACGGGCAGGGTGTGGCCGCCAGCCTCATGCGCATGAGCCTCGAGCTCGCCGCGCAGGCCGGCCACGACTGGCTGTGGCTGGGCACGAACATGGACAACGCCCGTGCGTTGCGGTTCTACGAGAAGTCCGGGTTCAGAATCGTCGGGGAGCGCACGTTCCGCGTCGGACCGTCGGTCGAGTCCGATTACGTGTTGGCCCGCCCCGTACCGTAG